DNA sequence from the Coregonus clupeaformis isolate EN_2021a chromosome 13, ASM2061545v1, whole genome shotgun sequence genome:
ATATGGAGAACATGGCATTCTTTAAAGCATTATTTGTGCGGGGTAAATAAATGATATTAAAATCATCCATGGAGATGGTTGTTGCGCCAACCCAAGTTACCACGCGAAGACAATGAAACGTGTGTCGGAAGTAAACGGGAGCGGCTGATGTAAATCTGACACGGGTTGGCTAAAGAAAGGGCAGGCAGAATACAAATAGTTTTAACAATCATATCTGTTTTGACGATGAAGGTGTTAATGGGCAGAGTATTAATGGCTTCACACCCAACCCAATTCGTTGTATTTATAACAACTGCTTCTGAATAAAGACCTATCTAAATTTCACCAAGCATTATGTCTAAAATGTTTGTGACATCTAAGAAATGGACAAGGAAAAAAGTTTTGGGAGAGAAAAAATATACAATTCAGAACCAAGAAAATCATGTATACGAAGAAGCCTAAATGCAGTTTCCCCTTGGAATGTTGAGCGCTTGAAATCACATTTGAAGTGATTGCCTATTTGAGCCTATCATCATATATCACATATTGCCCATACATCCATGTAAGAAAAAAACAAATACATGTACAAACTTAAAATTCAATTGACATTCAATTATCCTTTCATATTAtgttatatttatatattatatttgagtcTTGAAATGGTTCTACATTAAATTACTATAACCTTTGTAAATGTAGCACCCATTTCCCATTATGCTGTAAAATAACCACTTTTAAAATGTTCTTAAGCATAGTGACTGGGTGGATGTCAAATTAAAATAGCTAAACATTTCACAGAGCTTAGACTAACTACTGGTGGAGTACTGGTGGAATTCCACCTCCTCCTATTCAAGGGGAATCCTCCACGCCTAAACTCACTCAATAGCATGGTCACAGAAACACCCAATCAGAGAAGACGTGGGTGTTGCTGTAGTACTATAAATTGACCAGGTGAGACAGGTGTCAGGTTGTGATGCACCTTACTGGACACAAAAGTATTGAACAGAGTGAAAGGCAAAGACCTCTCAGCTGGAAACAGAGGAACAGATAATACTGAAGAGGATTTTTTTTTACCAGAGCCATTTATTAGACTGAAGAGACCAGCTGCCAATCCAAGGATCAGTCTGTGGGTGAGCATGATGTCGTTTGTGCCACGGGGCCTCTCCCCACCTCCATGTGGGACCCAGTACACCAGCCTCGAACAGGAGCCTccagagttcagcctgtacagcgACAACATCTACAGCCCTCCAGCACTGCCTGGCCCACAGCAGGCCACCCCTACTGCCTACGACCTGGGAGACTACACCAGCCCTCCTTCCAACCCTTACTTGTGGTTTAACGGCCCAGAGCTCAACAGTGTTCCCTACCTAGGGGGACCCACGGGGCCAATCTGTGGGCCCTATGTGCCCCAACTCTACAACATGCAGAGGCCCTATCTGGGTGCTGGCGGGCCGGGGGGTGGTGTAGGGGACCTGAGCTGGTTCTCCATGCCCTCTCAGGAGGAGCTGATGAAGCTGGCCAGGCCACCATACTCCTACTCTGCCCTTATTGCCATGGCGATCCATGGGGGCCAAGACAGACGGCTCACCCTGAGCCAGATCTACCAATATGTAGCAGACAACTTCCCCTTCTACAACAAGAGCAAGGCCGGCTGGCAGAACTCTATCCGccacaatctctccctcaatgaCTGCTTCAAGAAGGTGCCCCGAGATGAGGATGATCCAGGTAAGAACATTTGTTCCATGCCTACACAATGTTTGATTTACAAAAGGGAAATGTATACACTTACAGTATAACCTTAAAAAAAAAGTGTAATGTGTCTCAGACAGATGCCTAATTATGTAAGAGCAATTCCTTAACAAAAATGTATTATGTGACTTCTTACAGGCAAGGGTAACTACTGGACCCTGGACCCCAACTGTGAGAAGATGTTTGACAACGGCAACTTCCGtcgcaagaggaagaggaagtcGGACTCCCTGCCTGGCGAGGGGGGCTCCTCAGGTTCTGAGTCGTTAGAGTCCAGCCCCAAACACCACAACAACATGAATGACGTGTCCAGCTCCTCTGACCGCGGCCCCTCCCCAATCTCCTCAGCCCCCTCCCTCTGCCTGAACAGCTTCCTGTCTCAGATGGCTGAAGTGGGGATGGAATCAAACACAGTAGCGGCAGATACCCTCCACAGACCCAGCCTGGCTATAGAGCTGCCCCAACGGGCCTCTCCGGCCCAGGGATACGGCTCCTACTCCCCCAATGCTGCGATGCCTCAGTGGGAGGTCTGTATGTCCCATCCACAGCAGCCTAccatttcctcctctcctcccctctaccctgc
Encoded proteins:
- the LOC121579172 gene encoding forkhead box protein I1-ema, which codes for MMSFVPRGLSPPPCGTQYTSLEQEPPEFSLYSDNIYSPPALPGPQQATPTAYDLGDYTSPPSNPYLWFNGPELNSVPYLGGPTGPICGPYVPQLYNMQRPYLGAGGPGGGVGDLSWFSMPSQEELMKLARPPYSYSALIAMAIHGGQDRRLTLSQIYQYVADNFPFYNKSKAGWQNSIRHNLSLNDCFKKVPRDEDDPGKGNYWTLDPNCEKMFDNGNFRRKRKRKSDSLPGEGGSSGSESLESSPKHHNNMNDVSSSSDRGPSPISSAPSLCLNSFLSQMAEVGMESNTVAADTLHRPSLAIELPQRASPAQGYGSYSPNAAMPQWEVCMSHPQQPTISSSPPLYPAGYSDSVLTQLSSQLYPALDSASMLYPREGTEV